One part of the Paenibacillus silvisoli genome encodes these proteins:
- a CDS encoding Gfo/Idh/MocA family protein: protein MSKVRIGIIGCGGIANGKHLPSLAQVKDAEIVAFCDIIVEKAEQAKAKYGTEEATVYSDYKELLKDGSIDVVHVCTPNDSHAAISIDALEAGKHVLCEKPMAKTAADARLMLEASKRTGKKLSIGYNNRYRADSRYLKQACDAGELGEIYFAKAHAIRRRAVPTWGVFLDEEKQGGGPLIDIGTHALDLVLWMMNNYEPKVVLGRAYHKLSQTENAANAWGPWDPAKFTVEDSAFAMITMKNGATVILESSWALNSLEVDEAKVSLSGTKAGADMKDGLRFNGEHNSRLYVNKVELNSGGVAFYEGASETAEVLEASMWIDAVKNDKETFVTPEQALVVSEVLEAIYESSRTGKAVYFE from the coding sequence ATGTCAAAAGTACGTATTGGTATTATTGGCTGCGGCGGTATCGCGAACGGTAAACATCTCCCAAGCTTGGCTCAAGTAAAAGACGCTGAAATCGTAGCCTTCTGCGATATCATCGTAGAGAAAGCCGAACAAGCGAAAGCGAAATATGGTACAGAAGAAGCAACAGTATACAGTGACTATAAAGAGCTGCTGAAAGACGGTTCGATCGACGTTGTTCACGTTTGCACGCCGAACGATTCCCACGCGGCTATTTCCATCGACGCTTTGGAAGCCGGCAAGCACGTGCTTTGCGAGAAGCCAATGGCGAAAACAGCGGCTGACGCTCGTTTGATGCTTGAAGCATCGAAGCGTACCGGCAAAAAGCTCAGCATCGGTTACAACAACCGTTACCGTGCGGACAGCCGTTACCTGAAGCAAGCTTGCGACGCAGGCGAGCTTGGCGAAATCTATTTCGCGAAAGCGCATGCAATCCGCCGTCGTGCGGTTCCGACATGGGGCGTATTCTTGGACGAAGAAAAACAAGGCGGCGGTCCGCTTATCGATATCGGTACGCACGCGCTTGACCTTGTTCTGTGGATGATGAACAACTACGAGCCGAAGGTCGTTCTTGGCCGCGCTTACCACAAGCTGTCCCAAACCGAAAACGCTGCGAACGCTTGGGGTCCATGGGATCCGGCGAAATTCACGGTTGAAGATTCCGCTTTCGCGATGATTACGATGAAGAACGGCGCGACCGTTATTCTCGAATCCAGCTGGGCGCTCAACTCGCTTGAAGTCGATGAGGCGAAAGTTTCCCTCAGCGGTACGAAAGCGGGCGCTGACATGAAAGACGGTCTTCGTTTCAACGGCGAGCACAACAGCCGTCTGTATGTAAACAAAGTGGAACTGAACAGCGGCGGCGTTGCTTTCTACGAAGGCGCGAGCGAAACTGCAGAGGTGCTTGAAGCATCCATGTGGATCGACGCCGTGAAGAACGACAAAGAAACTTTCGTTACTCCTGAGCAAGCGCTCGTGGTTTCCGAAGTTCTTGAAGCGATCTATGAGTCTTCCCGCACGGGCAAGGCTGTATACTTCGAATAA
- a CDS encoding AraC family transcriptional regulator, whose amino-acid sequence MEFYNEKVVYENPLLSIKVFQSQRYNDLFINWHYHREIELLLVLTGELDVNIEEECVKLRTGDIALIGARQLHRDRSLSSPLNYIVLQFDLEQFIDQSSMPYMRFFSETKTPLSRANYIFQESEAAREEASECIRGVLLEVTDKQSGYELAVSMYIKKILLLLIRNDTKKVLADHEDFDRARLRAVIDYVEAHLTDRIQVEEVSKLANMSYYYFVKFFKKAIGMSFTEYVNYRKIKWAERILLTKDLSVSEVGDRIGMPNMAHFYKMFKKYNDCSPKQFQKKMLEWNRA is encoded by the coding sequence GTGGAATTTTACAATGAGAAGGTCGTGTACGAGAACCCGCTGCTGTCGATCAAAGTGTTCCAATCCCAGCGGTATAACGACCTGTTTATTAACTGGCACTACCATCGGGAAATCGAATTGCTGCTCGTCCTGACCGGCGAGCTGGACGTCAATATCGAAGAAGAATGCGTGAAACTACGAACTGGCGACATCGCCCTGATCGGCGCAAGGCAGCTGCACCGCGACCGCAGCTTGAGCAGCCCGCTCAACTATATCGTCCTGCAGTTCGATCTGGAGCAGTTCATCGATCAAAGCTCCATGCCGTATATGCGATTTTTCTCCGAAACGAAGACGCCGCTCAGCCGCGCGAATTATATTTTCCAAGAGTCCGAAGCCGCCCGCGAGGAAGCCTCCGAGTGCATCCGCGGCGTTCTCCTGGAAGTAACGGATAAGCAGAGCGGTTATGAGCTTGCCGTCAGCATGTATATCAAGAAGATTCTGCTGCTGCTCATCCGCAACGATACGAAGAAGGTGCTGGCCGATCACGAGGACTTCGACCGTGCGCGTCTCCGTGCCGTCATCGATTATGTGGAAGCGCATTTAACCGACCGCATTCAAGTGGAAGAGGTTTCGAAGCTGGCGAATATGAGCTACTACTACTTCGTGAAATTTTTCAAGAAAGCGATCGGCATGTCGTTCACCGAATACGTCAACTACCGCAAGATCAAATGGGCCGAACGCATTCTGCTGACCAAGGATTTGAGCGTCTCCGAGGTCGGCGACCGGATCGGCATGCCGAATATGGCGCATTTCTATAAAATGTTCAAGAAATACAATGATTGCTCGCCGAAGCAGTTTCAGAAAAAAATGCTGGAGTGGAACCGCGCCTAA
- a CDS encoding sugar phosphate isomerase/epimerase family protein, translating to MVAYGWCRGIEDAELVHAYGLDYIECPLSALQLENDAQHQELLPAYVDSPVPVYAFNVFFPGDLKVVGPDADKERIRRYLHRAAKAMNRAGAQIAVLGSGRARAIPEGWEWNRAEDQLLQLLSWTSEELTGSGVTLAIEPLNKKETNSILSVSEAVQFAKQINHASIRVLADFYHMDEEGEPLDTLTANKDWLAHIHIADTGRLSPGTGQYPYAEFAAQLLAAGYKGGISAECTVHEPSEELPAALSFMRQAFRQLG from the coding sequence ATGGTTGCTTACGGTTGGTGCAGAGGGATTGAGGATGCGGAGTTGGTACATGCATACGGGCTTGATTACATCGAGTGTCCTCTGTCCGCCTTACAGCTGGAGAACGATGCGCAGCATCAAGAGCTGCTTCCGGCATATGTGGATAGTCCGGTGCCGGTTTATGCGTTTAATGTGTTTTTTCCGGGGGATTTGAAGGTCGTCGGTCCGGATGCGGACAAGGAGCGAATCCGGCGTTACCTGCATCGGGCGGCGAAAGCGATGAACCGGGCCGGGGCGCAAATCGCGGTATTGGGAAGCGGGAGAGCCCGCGCCATCCCTGAAGGGTGGGAATGGAATCGGGCGGAGGATCAGCTGCTGCAGCTGCTGAGCTGGACTTCGGAGGAATTGACGGGAAGCGGCGTCACGCTCGCGATCGAGCCGCTCAACAAGAAGGAGACCAATTCGATTCTTTCGGTATCCGAAGCCGTCCAATTCGCGAAACAGATCAACCATGCTTCGATACGCGTGCTCGCCGATTTCTATCACATGGATGAAGAGGGCGAACCATTGGATACGCTGACGGCCAACAAGGATTGGCTCGCGCATATCCATATCGCGGATACCGGCAGGTTGTCGCCGGGAACCGGACAGTATCCGTACGCCGAATTTGCCGCGCAGCTTCTGGCAGCCGGCTATAAAGGCGGCATCTCCGCCGAATGCACCGTCCACGAGCCAAGCGAAGAGCTTCCCGCGGCGCTGTCGTTCATGCGGCAAGCGTTCCGGCAGCTCGGTTAA
- a CDS encoding NAD(P)/FAD-dependent oxidoreductase: MTTHGMVIIGAGEAGANAAMELRNQGYEGSITMIGKETRTPYERPPLSKGVLLEEEEPTSILDSSKLNELNIQLLSGSSVASIDRAAHRVALTDGRELFYDKLLLATGASPRKLVMEGSDTSGAHYLRTHADALAIREHLAPGKAIAIIGGGFIGLEVAASARERGCDVTLIEVGPRILSRGVPEEIAAVVEARHRAAGVTFNIGTAISRITTDNGTTHIELADGTAIRCDALVIGIGAVPETSLAESCGLDIENGIRVDEKLATSDPDIFAAGDCCSFPHALYGGKRIRLESWRNAQDQGIHAANNMLGADEAYAAVPWFWSDQYDESLQVAGLTDFGSSAKIKRETGDGVHFFFHLAEDGTIAAASGIGSGIAKDIRIAEMLIERRAVIDPAKLASADVKLKALLKG, from the coding sequence ATGACAACGCACGGAATGGTAATTATCGGCGCGGGCGAAGCCGGCGCCAACGCGGCAATGGAGCTGCGCAATCAAGGCTACGAAGGCAGCATTACAATGATCGGCAAGGAGACCCGGACACCCTATGAGCGTCCGCCGCTGTCCAAAGGCGTATTGCTGGAGGAAGAGGAACCGACCTCCATTCTAGATAGCAGCAAATTAAACGAGCTGAACATCCAGCTGCTCTCCGGCAGCTCGGTGGCAAGCATCGACAGAGCCGCTCATCGCGTGGCGCTGACGGACGGCAGAGAGCTGTTCTACGATAAGCTGCTGCTCGCGACCGGCGCAAGCCCGCGCAAGCTGGTAATGGAAGGCTCGGATACGTCCGGCGCGCATTACCTTAGAACGCACGCGGACGCGCTTGCGATCCGCGAGCATTTGGCTCCGGGCAAGGCGATCGCCATTATCGGCGGCGGCTTCATCGGTCTTGAGGTGGCGGCAAGCGCCCGCGAGCGCGGCTGCGACGTCACGCTGATCGAGGTAGGGCCGCGCATTCTATCGCGCGGCGTGCCGGAGGAAATCGCGGCCGTCGTGGAAGCCAGACATCGCGCCGCCGGCGTAACGTTCAACATCGGCACGGCAATCAGCCGCATAACGACCGATAACGGCACGACGCATATCGAGCTGGCCGACGGCACGGCAATCCGCTGCGACGCGCTCGTGATCGGCATCGGCGCCGTACCGGAGACATCCCTTGCGGAAAGCTGCGGCTTGGACATCGAGAACGGCATCCGCGTCGACGAGAAGCTCGCGACAAGCGACCCGGACATCTTCGCGGCCGGCGACTGCTGCTCGTTCCCTCATGCGCTGTACGGCGGCAAACGAATCCGTCTTGAATCGTGGCGCAACGCGCAGGATCAAGGCATTCACGCCGCGAACAACATGCTCGGCGCGGACGAAGCCTATGCGGCGGTGCCATGGTTCTGGTCCGACCAGTACGATGAGTCGCTTCAGGTTGCCGGACTCACCGATTTCGGCAGCAGCGCGAAAATCAAGCGCGAAACCGGAGACGGCGTGCACTTCTTCTTCCATCTTGCGGAGGACGGCACGATCGCGGCCGCCAGCGGCATCGGCAGCGGCATCGCGAAGGATATCCGCATCGCGGAAATGCTGATCGAACGCCGCGCCGTGATCGACCCGGCTAAGCTCGCCAGCGCGGACGTGAAATTGAAAGCCCTCTTGAAGGGCTAG
- a CDS encoding response regulator transcription factor: MSQKVLVIEDEPTLARLLSYNLTQEGYDTTVIDHGAEGLQVALQRAFDLIILDIMLPGMNGFEILSRLRQSGSRTPVIVLTARNAEEEVVQGLKRGADDYMTKPFGVAELLARVSAVLRRTSQDDVKLAGEADKVITAGDLSIYPDRYEVVLNGETVPLRPKEFEVLLYLVQRPGVVVTRDDLMNVVWGFDYFGGQRTVDVHVSSLRKKLELGQQSVEIESIRGVGYKLVMPKKLGSPK, encoded by the coding sequence ATGTCACAGAAAGTGTTGGTCATTGAAGATGAGCCGACGTTAGCCCGGTTGCTGTCGTACAACCTGACTCAGGAGGGGTACGATACAACGGTCATCGATCATGGTGCGGAGGGCTTACAGGTCGCTTTGCAGCGCGCATTCGATCTTATTATTCTTGATATTATGCTGCCAGGCATGAACGGCTTCGAAATTTTGTCGCGCTTGCGGCAGAGCGGCAGCCGGACGCCGGTTATCGTGCTTACCGCGCGCAATGCGGAAGAGGAAGTCGTTCAAGGACTGAAACGCGGCGCGGACGATTATATGACAAAGCCGTTCGGCGTTGCCGAGCTGCTTGCGCGCGTATCGGCGGTTCTTCGCAGAACGAGCCAGGACGACGTCAAGCTGGCGGGGGAAGCCGACAAGGTCATTACGGCCGGCGATTTGTCCATTTACCCGGACCGGTACGAAGTGGTGTTGAACGGCGAAACCGTACCGCTTCGGCCGAAGGAGTTCGAGGTGCTGCTTTATCTCGTGCAGCGTCCGGGCGTTGTCGTGACCCGCGACGATTTGATGAATGTCGTTTGGGGCTTCGATTACTTCGGCGGACAGCGCACGGTTGACGTCCACGTCAGCTCCCTGCGAAAGAAGCTGGAGCTCGGCCAGCAATCGGTTGAAATCGAATCGATCCGCGGCGTCGGCTACAAGCTGGTCATGCCAAAAAAGCTCGGTTCACCTAAGTAA
- the pnpS gene encoding two-component system histidine kinase PnpS — MNSFRTRLTLILIGMIGLAVLAAGIFMGKTYRDNHLEALQDNLVREMKIILDQMQWQTGEPAELYTYFTNNAKRLKEITDTRITFIRADGVVLGDSDHDPRTMDNHLQRKEVIEAKKDGIGRTTRYSDTIKQNLLYVAMSVDPAHPDSSDIIRMALSLQKVDESVRRIWMALIVGLLILFLAAALISYRIALGLTRPLEQITRVAKRIKSLDYRARVQVMRTDEIGELGLAINAMADSLHVQMTRIHQNERQLASVLDNMISGVVMINHEGKIVLLNRIAEEVLGFSARELVGHHYTVAKQQYELSHIIQEAFERKEHLREEMTFYYPEERLLDLNLVPIFEEDDSFGGVLLILQDVTAIRRLERMRSEFVANVSHELKTPITAVKGFAETLLGGAVDDPETARTFLQIIFDESDRLNRLIGDILELSKIESRRVPLQFSPVDLSSFVQKTVELMRAEALHKQIRLSAKVEPDIYVEADEDRLRQIVMNLLSNGISYTPEGGMVSIIVEPVGGENYESVRIHITDTGIGIPKKDLPRIFERFYRVDKARSRSSGGTGLGLSIVKHLVELHKGTITVDSRVGSGSTFTIELPVLQ; from the coding sequence ATGAACAGCTTTCGCACGAGGCTGACGCTGATTCTGATCGGGATGATCGGACTCGCGGTTTTGGCAGCCGGCATTTTTATGGGGAAAACGTACCGCGACAACCATCTTGAAGCGCTTCAAGATAATTTGGTGCGCGAAATGAAGATTATTCTCGATCAAATGCAGTGGCAAACAGGAGAGCCTGCCGAGCTGTATACCTACTTTACGAACAACGCGAAGCGGCTGAAGGAAATTACGGATACGCGGATCACGTTTATTCGCGCGGACGGCGTCGTGCTTGGCGATTCCGACCATGACCCTCGAACGATGGACAACCATTTGCAGCGGAAGGAAGTCATTGAGGCGAAGAAGGACGGCATCGGACGGACGACGCGGTACAGCGACACGATAAAGCAAAACCTGCTTTATGTCGCGATGTCGGTCGATCCCGCGCATCCGGACTCATCGGATATCATTCGCATGGCGCTGAGCTTGCAAAAGGTAGACGAGAGCGTCCGGCGAATCTGGATGGCGCTTATCGTCGGCCTCCTCATTCTGTTCCTTGCGGCTGCCCTCATCAGCTATCGGATCGCGCTCGGTTTAACGCGTCCGCTAGAGCAGATCACCCGCGTCGCCAAACGGATCAAAAGTCTCGATTACCGCGCGCGCGTGCAAGTGATGCGAACGGACGAGATCGGCGAGCTGGGTCTTGCCATCAACGCGATGGCGGATTCGCTGCATGTCCAGATGACGCGCATTCATCAGAACGAACGCCAGTTGGCCAGCGTGCTGGACAATATGATCAGCGGCGTGGTCATGATTAACCACGAGGGTAAAATCGTGCTGCTTAACCGGATCGCCGAAGAAGTGCTCGGCTTCTCCGCGCGCGAGCTGGTCGGCCATCATTACACGGTGGCGAAGCAGCAATACGAGCTGTCGCACATTATCCAGGAAGCCTTTGAACGCAAGGAGCATCTCCGCGAGGAAATGACGTTTTACTATCCGGAAGAACGTCTGCTTGATCTCAATTTGGTGCCGATCTTCGAGGAAGACGATTCCTTCGGCGGCGTTCTGTTGATTTTGCAGGACGTGACGGCAATCCGCAGACTGGAGCGGATGCGCAGCGAGTTCGTCGCGAACGTATCCCACGAGCTGAAAACGCCGATTACGGCGGTAAAAGGCTTTGCCGAAACGCTGCTCGGCGGAGCGGTGGACGATCCGGAGACGGCGCGCACGTTTCTGCAAATTATTTTCGACGAGAGCGACAGGCTGAACCGATTGATCGGCGACATTCTTGAATTGTCCAAAATCGAGTCGCGCCGCGTACCGCTGCAATTCTCGCCGGTGGATCTGTCCTCGTTCGTGCAGAAGACGGTCGAGCTGATGCGCGCGGAAGCGCTGCATAAGCAAATCCGGCTGTCCGCGAAGGTGGAACCGGATATTTACGTCGAGGCGGACGAAGACCGCTTGCGCCAAATCGTCATGAATTTGCTCTCGAACGGGATCAGCTATACGCCGGAGGGCGGCATGGTTTCCATTATCGTGGAGCCGGTCGGCGGCGAAAATTACGAGTCCGTCCGCATCCATATTACGGATACGGGAATCGGCATTCCGAAGAAGGATCTGCCGCGCATCTTCGAGCGCTTCTACCGCGTAGACAAAGCGAGATCGAGGAGTTCAGGCGGCACGGGACTAGGTTTGTCCATCGTCAAGCATTTGGTCGAGCTGCATAAAGGAACGATTACGGTCGATAGCCGCGTAGGCTCGGGATCGACGTTCACGATCGAGCTGCCGGTGCTTCAATAG
- a CDS encoding bile acid:sodium symporter family protein, with product MFLIIPGSLILGFFFSAHLHRFVQAVPYFFAFVTLTMAIGCGLRQLRAVLNRPGVMLWTFVLAHVLSPLIAYGLGCLLFGADSPYVLGLVLFTIIPLGVSTVLWVGMSAGSVPLMLAMVVIDSALSPFVVPAGIHLLFSADVKTDTVAMMGDLLLIIVAPTILGVALHEWSKGRIQQAVQPIAAPLSKLCFTAVVMLNAAAIAPQAEALRGDLLKVVPAAVAIVALCYAVGFFGTLHYRNREVLVTVSYATGMRNISLGVVLAMGYFSPLTAVPVVLSILIQQPLATLHHYVLQKLNKRSAGAGG from the coding sequence ATGTTTCTTATTATCCCCGGATCCTTAATCCTGGGATTCTTTTTTTCTGCGCATTTGCATCGGTTTGTCCAGGCGGTCCCTTATTTCTTCGCCTTCGTTACGCTGACGATGGCGATCGGCTGCGGGCTTCGGCAGCTTCGTGCCGTCCTGAACCGTCCGGGCGTCATGCTCTGGACGTTCGTGCTGGCCCATGTGCTGTCGCCGTTGATCGCATACGGGCTGGGCTGCCTGCTATTCGGCGCGGACTCGCCCTACGTCCTCGGACTTGTCTTATTTACGATTATTCCGCTCGGCGTGTCCACCGTGCTGTGGGTCGGCATGTCGGCAGGCAGCGTCCCGCTGATGCTGGCCATGGTCGTCATCGACTCGGCGCTCAGCCCGTTTGTCGTGCCGGCCGGCATACACCTGCTCTTCAGCGCCGACGTAAAGACGGATACGGTTGCGATGATGGGCGATTTGCTCCTCATTATCGTCGCGCCGACCATCTTGGGGGTTGCGCTCCATGAGTGGTCGAAAGGGCGCATCCAGCAAGCCGTCCAGCCGATCGCGGCACCGCTGTCCAAGCTGTGCTTCACGGCCGTCGTCATGCTGAACGCCGCGGCGATCGCGCCTCAAGCGGAAGCGCTGCGCGGCGATTTGCTGAAGGTCGTGCCGGCGGCCGTGGCCATTGTAGCCCTATGCTACGCCGTCGGATTTTTCGGGACCCTTCACTACCGCAATCGCGAGGTGCTGGTCACCGTTTCGTACGCGACGGGCATGCGCAATATATCGTTAGGCGTCGTGCTGGCGATGGGCTATTTTAGCCCGCTGACGGCGGTCCCTGTCGTGCTGTCGATTCTCATTCAGCAGCCGCTCGCCACGCTCCATCATTACGTTTTACAAAAACTTAACAAACGGAGCGCTGGCGCGGGCGGCTAA
- a CDS encoding fumarate hydratase has product MQHFEQSVYNLIVETSTNLPGDVRKVIQAAQEAEDRATRAGLSLSTIATNIEMAECNVSPICQDTGMPTFIVHTPVGANQILMKQQIRSAIARATKDGKLRTNSVDSLTGSNTGDNLGPGTPVIHFEQWEKDDIDVRLILKGGGCENKNVQYSLPMEIPGLGKAGRDLDGIRKCIMHAVYQAQGQGCSAGFIGVGIGGDRTTGYELAKQQLFRHTDDTNEIPELAQLEDYVMENANKLGIGTMGFGGQVTLLGCKVGVMNRLPASYFVSVAYNCWAYRRQGVLLNAESGEIKSWIYPNGSETPMKSKAADEAAEAVTENTARREVVLNTPLTEEDVRSLQVGDIVIINGEMHTGRDAIHHHLMDHDAPIDLNGSVIYHCGPVMLKDENGWQVKAAGPTTSIREEPYQGDIIKKFGIRAVIGKGGMGPKTLAALQEHGAVYLNAIGGAAQYYAECFKNVNGVDFMEFGIPEAMWHLQTEGFAAVVTMDSHGNSLHAEVDKDSFAKLAQFKEPVFK; this is encoded by the coding sequence ATGCAGCATTTTGAACAAAGCGTTTATAACTTGATCGTTGAAACCTCGACAAATTTGCCGGGCGACGTCCGTAAAGTCATTCAAGCGGCACAAGAAGCGGAGGACCGCGCAACGCGCGCCGGCCTATCGCTCTCTACCATTGCGACCAACATAGAGATGGCGGAGTGCAACGTCTCCCCGATCTGCCAAGATACAGGCATGCCGACGTTTATCGTGCATACGCCGGTCGGCGCCAACCAAATCCTCATGAAGCAGCAAATCCGCAGCGCGATCGCGCGCGCGACCAAAGACGGTAAGCTGCGTACGAACTCCGTCGATTCGCTGACCGGTTCGAACACCGGCGACAACCTCGGACCGGGCACGCCGGTCATTCATTTCGAGCAGTGGGAGAAGGATGACATCGATGTGCGGCTGATTCTGAAGGGCGGCGGCTGCGAGAACAAAAACGTGCAATACAGCCTGCCGATGGAAATTCCGGGTCTGGGCAAAGCGGGCCGCGACTTGGACGGCATCCGCAAATGCATCATGCACGCGGTATACCAGGCGCAAGGCCAAGGCTGCAGCGCAGGCTTTATCGGTGTCGGCATCGGAGGCGACCGGACGACGGGCTACGAGCTCGCGAAGCAGCAGCTATTCCGTCATACCGACGACACGAACGAGATTCCGGAGCTTGCGCAGCTGGAAGATTACGTGATGGAGAACGCCAATAAGCTTGGCATCGGGACAATGGGCTTCGGCGGCCAAGTGACGCTGCTCGGCTGTAAGGTCGGCGTCATGAACCGTTTGCCGGCCAGCTACTTCGTATCCGTCGCGTACAACTGCTGGGCGTACCGCCGTCAAGGCGTGCTGCTGAACGCGGAGTCCGGCGAAATTAAATCGTGGATTTATCCGAACGGCTCCGAGACGCCGATGAAATCGAAGGCTGCCGACGAGGCGGCTGAAGCGGTAACGGAAAATACGGCGCGCCGCGAGGTCGTGCTGAACACGCCGCTGACGGAAGAGGATGTTCGCAGCCTGCAGGTGGGCGATATCGTCATTATTAACGGCGAAATGCACACGGGCCGCGATGCGATCCACCATCACCTGATGGATCACGATGCGCCGATCGACCTGAACGGCTCCGTCATCTACCACTGCGGTCCGGTTATGCTGAAGGACGAGAACGGCTGGCAGGTCAAAGCGGCAGGCCCGACGACAAGTATCCGCGAGGAGCCTTACCAAGGCGATATCATTAAGAAGTTCGGCATTCGCGCCGTCATCGGCAAAGGCGGCATGGGGCCGAAGACGCTGGCTGCGCTTCAAGAGCACGGCGCCGTGTACTTGAACGCGATCGGCGGGGCAGCGCAGTACTACGCGGAATGCTTCAAGAACGTCAACGGCGTCGACTTCATGGAATTCGGCATTCCGGAAGCGATGTGGCATCTGCAAACCGAAGGCTTCGCGGCTGTCGTGACGATGGATTCCCACGGCAACAGCCTGCACGCGGAAGTGGACAAAGACTCCTTTGCTAAGCTTGCCCAATTCAAGGAGCCGGTATTTAAATAA
- the yfbR gene encoding 5'-deoxynucleotidase, whose product MDSPFIAYMYRLRYIERWSLMRNTTRENVAEHSYHVALLAHMLCEIGNHLFGRSLNADRAVTMALFHDATEVFTGDIPTPVKHHNPKMLANFREIEALAAERLLGMVPEPLQAAYEPLIIGGGAQDAEQQELLKMVKAADLLDAYMKCLSELSSGNREFAVAKGQTETKLADLRMPEVDWFLAYLAPSFNKTLDELSEG is encoded by the coding sequence ATGGACAGTCCTTTTATCGCTTATATGTACCGGCTTCGCTATATTGAGAGATGGAGCCTCATGCGCAACACGACCCGCGAAAATGTCGCCGAGCATTCCTATCATGTCGCCCTGCTCGCCCATATGCTCTGCGAGATTGGCAACCACCTGTTCGGCCGCTCGCTGAACGCCGACAGAGCCGTGACGATGGCGCTGTTCCACGACGCCACCGAGGTGTTCACCGGCGACATCCCGACGCCGGTCAAGCATCACAACCCGAAGATGCTCGCGAATTTCCGCGAGATCGAGGCGCTCGCCGCCGAGCGGCTGCTCGGCATGGTGCCGGAGCCGCTGCAGGCCGCGTACGAGCCGCTCATCATCGGCGGCGGGGCGCAGGATGCCGAGCAGCAGGAGCTGCTGAAGATGGTGAAGGCTGCTGATCTGCTCGACGCTTATATGAAATGCTTGTCCGAGCTTTCGTCGGGCAATCGGGAGTTTGCCGTAGCGAAGGGCCAGACCGAGACGAAGCTAGCAGACCTGCGCATGCCGGAGGTCGACTGGTTCCTCGCTTACCTAGCGCCCAGCTTCAACAAGACGCTCGACGAGCTGTCGGAGGGGTAG
- a CDS encoding YfiT family bacillithiol transferase, with product MTTELDQLRFPIGEFEWEGEISEAQRAEWIEDIAALPAQLRAATQGLSEEQLDTPYRHGGWTVRQVVHHIADSHMNSMIRFKLALTEDTPTIRPYYEERWAELVDSKASPIELSLVLIDALHRRWVRLLNSLSEYEYRERMFYHPGSDRYYRLDYNLGVYAWHGKHHLAHITELAKRQGW from the coding sequence ATGACAACGGAATTGGATCAGCTTCGTTTTCCGATCGGCGAGTTTGAGTGGGAGGGCGAGATTTCGGAAGCGCAGCGGGCGGAGTGGATCGAGGACATCGCAGCGCTGCCGGCGCAGCTGCGCGCCGCGACGCAAGGCTTGTCCGAAGAGCAGCTGGACACGCCTTATCGGCACGGCGGCTGGACGGTGCGCCAAGTCGTGCACCATATTGCGGACAGCCATATGAACAGCATGATCCGCTTCAAGCTGGCGCTGACGGAGGACACGCCTACGATCAGGCCGTATTACGAGGAGCGCTGGGCCGAGCTCGTGGACTCGAAGGCATCGCCGATCGAGCTGTCGCTAGTGCTGATCGATGCGCTGCACCGGCGGTGGGTAAGGCTGCTGAACAGTTTGTCCGAGTACGAATACAGAGAGCGCATGTTTTACCATCCGGGGTCGGATCGCTACTACCGGCTGGATTACAACTTAGGCGTCTACGCTTGGCATGGCAAGCATCACTTGGCGCATATCACGGAGCTGGCGAAGCGTCAGGGTTGGTAG